One segment of Thermodesulfovibrio sp. 3907-1M DNA contains the following:
- the ruvB gene encoding Holliday junction branch migration DNA helicase RuvB has product MENNEILDITLRPRTLKEFIGQKKIKDNIEVFIKAALIRQEPLDHVLFCGPPGLGKTTLATVIANELGVNIKSTSGPVLERAGDVAAILTNLSDRDILFIDEIHRLPRVVEEILYPAMEDFTLDIIVGQGPSARSIKINLPRFTLIGATTRTGLITSPLRDRFGVVFRLEFYTPEELKEIVKRSARILGISINEDAAMEIARRSRGTPRVANRLLKRIRDFAQVQDKEIIDLNIAKEALTAMDVDNYGLDEMDRKILLTIIEKFNGGPAGIESIAASLREDKDTIEDVYEPYLMQEGFIERTARGRVATRLAYEVLQKNPPERLF; this is encoded by the coding sequence ATGGAAAATAATGAAATTTTAGATATAACACTCAGACCAAGAACATTAAAAGAATTCATAGGTCAGAAAAAAATCAAAGACAATATTGAAGTTTTTATTAAAGCAGCTCTTATAAGGCAGGAACCTCTTGATCATGTTCTTTTCTGCGGTCCTCCAGGACTTGGAAAAACAACTCTTGCAACAGTGATAGCAAATGAACTGGGTGTTAACATTAAAAGCACATCCGGTCCTGTTCTTGAAAGAGCAGGGGATGTTGCGGCAATTCTTACAAATCTCTCTGACAGAGACATTTTATTTATTGACGAGATTCACAGACTTCCAAGAGTTGTTGAGGAAATACTGTATCCTGCAATGGAAGACTTCACCCTTGATATAATTGTTGGTCAGGGGCCTTCTGCTCGTTCAATAAAGATAAATCTTCCAAGATTCACACTTATTGGAGCTACGACAAGGACAGGCTTGATTACATCTCCTTTGAGAGACAGATTTGGTGTTGTATTCAGACTTGAGTTTTATACTCCTGAGGAGCTTAAAGAGATTGTAAAAAGATCAGCAAGAATTCTGGGAATTTCCATAAATGAAGATGCTGCAATGGAGATTGCAAGAAGGTCTCGTGGAACTCCGAGAGTGGCGAACAGACTACTTAAAAGAATAAGAGATTTTGCACAGGTTCAGGATAAAGAAATAATAGATTTAAATATAGCAAAAGAGGCTCTTACGGCAATGGATGTTGATAATTACGGACTTGACGAGATGGATAGAAAGATTCTGTTAACAATAATTGAAAAATTCAATGGTGGTCCTGCTGGTATTGAATCAATCGCAGCTTCCCTCAGAGAAGACAAGGATACAATTGAAGATGTTTATGAGCCCTATTTAATGCAGGAAGGCTTTATTGAGAGAACAGCAAGAGGTAGAGTGGCTACTCGCCTTGCCTATGAGGTTTTGCAAAAAAACCCTCCTGAGAGGTTGTTTTAA
- a CDS encoding epoxyqueuosine reductase QueH, whose translation MKILLHTCCSNCAIYPVEVLTNKGFDITLFWYNPNIHPYTEYRARMDSLKKLEQLWNLKVIYDDSYKEFYKFLRAVVGKEKERCEICYRMRLERAAQKARETGIDKFTTTLLVSPYQKFDKIIKVGDEIGKKLGVNFISEDFREGFKKAMKTAVALELYRQKYCGCIYSEAERYLKRIDYE comes from the coding sequence ATGAAAATATTACTTCATACATGCTGTAGCAATTGTGCTATTTATCCAGTAGAAGTTCTTACAAACAAGGGATTTGATATAACTCTATTCTGGTATAATCCCAATATTCATCCATACACTGAATACAGAGCAAGAATGGATTCTTTAAAAAAACTTGAACAACTCTGGAATCTTAAAGTAATTTATGATGACAGTTACAAAGAATTTTACAAGTTCTTAAGGGCTGTGGTAGGAAAAGAAAAAGAAAGATGCGAAATATGTTACAGAATGAGGCTTGAAAGAGCTGCTCAAAAAGCCAGGGAGACAGGAATTGATAAATTTACAACCACTTTGCTGGTAAGTCCTTATCAAAAATTTGATAAAATAATAAAAGTTGGAGATGAAATAGGTAAGAAACTCGGCGTTAATTTTATTTCTGAGGACTTTAGAGAAGGATTTAAAAAGGCAATGAAAACTGCAGTAGCTCTTGAACTTTACAGGCAAAAATATTGTGGATGCATATATTCCGAGGCTGAAAGATATTTAAAAAGGATAGATTATGAATGA
- the tsaE gene encoding tRNA (adenosine(37)-N6)-threonylcarbamoyltransferase complex ATPase subunit type 1 TsaE translates to MRIFTYSEEETKILGKMLGSFAQKQGIKVIALYGEMGAGKTILTKGIASSFGIEEKDIASSSFVIVSHYPEADFCHIDLYRLDNVKNEDIDLWEYFEVCTCVIEWAQRLSDLPENALKIKIDLVDETTRVFEMEI, encoded by the coding sequence ATGAGGATTTTTACATACTCAGAGGAAGAAACAAAAATCCTGGGTAAAATGCTCGGAAGTTTTGCGCAGAAACAGGGAATAAAAGTCATAGCTCTTTATGGAGAGATGGGAGCAGGTAAAACTATTTTGACAAAAGGGATTGCTTCATCATTTGGAATAGAGGAAAAAGATATAGCAAGCTCAAGTTTTGTAATAGTGTCACACTATCCTGAAGCAGACTTCTGTCATATTGACCTTTACAGGCTTGACAATGTCAAAAATGAAGATATTGATTTATGGGAGTATTTTGAAGTTTGCACCTGTGTGATAGAGTGGGCTCAGAGACTCAGTGATTTGCCTGAAAATGCTTTAAAGATTAAAATAGATTTAGTTGATGAGACAACAAGAGTTTTTGAGATGGAGATTTAA
- a CDS encoding uracil-DNA glycosylase codes for MGRKIDNIVDILNFCKSLGFKDLPGQFVQSLLEQFSEGAFPANYDESSEYAQLSIEKLNEEIRQCKKCPLSNSRKNPVCGEGSINAKLMFVGEAPGVEEDLQGSPFVGEAGKVLTSLIEKMGFNRKDVYITNTVKCHPPMNRDPLESEVFECFDYLRREIEIVSPQVIMCLGRVATYTLMGMHGKLKDLHISRIRGRVFFYNQIPVIPTFHPAYLLRNRKDKWLTWQDAQEALRRIR; via the coding sequence ATGGGGCGAAAGATAGACAATATAGTTGATATCCTGAATTTTTGTAAAAGTCTTGGTTTTAAAGATCTGCCAGGGCAGTTTGTTCAATCGTTGCTGGAGCAGTTTTCTGAAGGAGCATTTCCCGCAAACTATGATGAATCTTCAGAATATGCGCAGTTATCCATCGAGAAATTGAATGAAGAAATAAGACAATGTAAAAAATGTCCTTTGAGCAATTCAAGAAAAAATCCTGTATGTGGGGAAGGTAGTATTAATGCAAAACTAATGTTTGTTGGTGAAGCACCAGGTGTGGAGGAGGATTTGCAGGGCAGTCCTTTTGTTGGTGAGGCAGGTAAAGTTTTAACAAGCCTTATAGAAAAAATGGGATTTAACAGAAAAGATGTTTATATAACCAATACTGTAAAATGTCATCCTCCAATGAATAGAGATCCTTTAGAAAGTGAAGTTTTCGAGTGTTTTGATTATTTAAGAAGAGAGATAGAGATAGTTTCTCCTCAAGTAATTATGTGTCTTGGCAGAGTAGCAACCTATACATTAATGGGGATGCATGGGAAACTAAAGGATTTGCATATATCCAGAATAAGAGGGAGAGTTTTCTTTTATAATCAAATTCCTGTTATACCTACATTTCATCCAGCTTATTTACTTAGAAACAGAAAAGATAAATGGCTAACATGGCAGGATGCACAGGAAGCTCTAAGGAGGATTAGATGA
- a CDS encoding HIT domain-containing protein yields MKVLWAPWRIEYILGQKEKGCIFCDKPKEDRDRDNLILYRGKLSFIIMNKYPYSSGHLMVVPYRHVHSLEELNTEELTECMILTVKCLKCLKKVMHPDGFNIGLNIGVVASASIDEHLHWHIVPRWAGDVGFMTILEDVRVVPEHILVTYDKLYPCFKEEE; encoded by the coding sequence ATGAAAGTTTTATGGGCACCATGGAGAATTGAATACATACTTGGACAGAAAGAAAAGGGATGCATATTCTGTGACAAACCAAAAGAAGACAGAGACAGAGATAACCTGATTCTTTACAGAGGCAAGCTTTCTTTTATTATTATGAATAAATACCCCTACAGCTCAGGACATCTTATGGTTGTTCCGTACAGACATGTGCACAGTCTTGAAGAACTGAACACAGAGGAACTCACAGAGTGCATGATTCTTACAGTTAAGTGTTTGAAATGTCTTAAAAAGGTAATGCATCCTGATGGATTTAATATAGGACTCAATATAGGAGTTGTTGCCTCTGCAAGCATTGATGAGCATCTTCACTGGCACATCGTTCCCAGATGGGCAGGAGATGTGGGATTTATGACTATACTTGAGGATGTGCGGGTCGTTCCAGAGCATATCCTCGTAACCTATGACAAACTCTATCCATGTTTTAAGGAGGAAGAATAA
- the ruvA gene encoding Holliday junction branch migration protein RuvA, whose product MLDFIKGKAVTVKPDRVVIQTGGLGYSVKIPVRIARYINTGEEIQIYTSLILKEELIEVYGFLDSSERDLFEELIKISGIGPKMAINILSTYDKETLYKTIEQEDIKSLSKIPGVGKKTAQRIFLELKGVLPSLKYEKDQKYEDVLSALVNLGYRRLQAKEVLDKIYDSEKDEATIIRESLSILAGKDGK is encoded by the coding sequence ATGCTTGACTTTATAAAAGGTAAAGCCGTTACTGTTAAACCTGACAGAGTTGTTATTCAAACAGGCGGTCTTGGTTATTCAGTAAAAATACCGGTTAGAATTGCCAGATACATCAACACAGGCGAGGAAATTCAGATTTACACTTCTTTGATTTTAAAGGAAGAGCTTATAGAGGTTTACGGATTTTTAGATAGCTCTGAAAGGGATCTCTTTGAAGAATTGATAAAAATTTCTGGTATTGGTCCAAAAATGGCAATAAACATTCTTTCAACTTATGATAAAGAAACTCTCTATAAAACCATTGAGCAGGAAGACATAAAATCACTGAGCAAGATTCCAGGAGTTGGTAAAAAAACCGCTCAGCGAATTTTTCTTGAATTGAAAGGAGTCTTGCCTTCTTTAAAATATGAAAAAGATCAGAAATATGAAGATGTTTTATCAGCTCTGGTAAATCTTGGATACAGGAGGCTACAGGCAAAGGAAGTTCTTGATAAAATTTATGATAGTGAAAAAGACGAAGCAACAATAATCAGAGAGTCCTTGAGCATCTTAGCAGGAAAAGATGGAAAATAA
- a CDS encoding DUF2905 domain-containing protein, with amino-acid sequence MNEIGKFLILVGIITAVIGLILMLAGKIPFIGRLPGDIVIEKRNFVFYFPLGTSILLSIILSLIFYLLSKR; translated from the coding sequence ATGAATGAAATTGGAAAGTTTTTAATTCTTGTTGGAATAATAACAGCTGTAATAGGTTTAATTCTGATGCTGGCTGGGAAAATTCCTTTTATTGGTAGACTTCCTGGTGATATTGTAATTGAGAAAAGAAACTTTGTATTTTATTTTCCTTTAGGTACATCAATACTTTTAAGCATCATCCTAAGTCTGATATTTTACCTTTTAAGTAAAAGATGA
- the ruvC gene encoding crossover junction endodeoxyribonuclease RuvC, with translation MVVIGIDPGSRHFGYGIVDTSTTFGDSKFKVQSSKFSQIRLIHADTINISHNLSLPDRLKFIYESLLQVIEKYSPYEMAVEKIFAGKKIPSSFILGYTRAIAFLVAAQKNISVYEYGSTEIKKALTGYGRAHKIQVKSMVYNLLNIDKKISYDCADALAVAICHIHSRKLLKVLK, from the coding sequence ATGGTAGTTATAGGTATTGACCCTGGTAGCAGACATTTTGGCTATGGAATAGTGGATACTTCAACCACCTTCGGTGATTCAAAGTTCAAAGTTCAAAGTTCAAAGTTTAGTCAGATAAGATTAATTCATGCTGACACCATAAATATTTCTCACAATTTAAGCCTACCAGACAGGCTTAAGTTTATCTATGAATCCTTATTACAGGTGATTGAAAAATACAGTCCCTATGAGATGGCTGTAGAGAAAATATTTGCAGGGAAAAAAATTCCTTCTTCCTTTATTCTCGGATATACAAGGGCAATAGCTTTTTTAGTGGCAGCGCAAAAAAATATATCTGTTTATGAATACGGCTCTACAGAAATAAAAAAAGCTCTTACCGGATATGGAAGGGCTCATAAAATCCAGGTTAAAAGCATGGTTTATAATTTATTAAATATTGATAAAAAAATTTCCTATGACTGTGCTGATGCTCTGGCTGTAGCAATATGCCATATTCACTCAAGAAAGCTTTTAAAAGTGTTAAAATAA
- the ileS gene encoding isoleucine--tRNA ligase, which yields MKANLAEREPEILKFWKENRIYEKLQDKNRASGVRCFILHDGPPYANGHIHIGHALNKILKDIIVKYHSMLGQYCPFVPGWDCHGLPIELQVDKSLGKAKENIDIFKKRQLCREYAEKFINIQRDEFIRLGVFGYWETPYITMSNDYEATIVREFLTFVKNGYVYRGKKPVYWCPSCITALADAEVEYAEKESPSVFVIFEVIDKEKLPVKDLPIYIVIWTTTPWTLPANFALAVHPDFDYVGVKSSKGVLIIVKEAIRNLKDKIEIDETPLFEIKGKELEGIKAKHPFIDRVSKVVVADFVETAEGTGVVHIAPGHGEEDYEVGLKYGLEIYAPVDDRGRFTEDVPYFAGENVFKANKAIIEHMKETGSLLWHGSIKHSYPHCWRCKKPIIFRATTQWFISMSHGELRKRALAEVDKVRWIPSWGRDRIFSMIERRPDWCLSRQRTWGVPITLFVCKKCGYIVNDENLFNKICSLVEAEGSDVWFKLNLEDLIPGYSCPECGSKDFQKEKDILDVWFDSGVSHAAVLERDPRLSWPADMYLEGSDQHRGWFQSSLIASLGNKGRAPYKIVLTHGFTVDGQGRKMSKSLGNVIAPQEIIKSNGADIVRLWVSAEDYRDDIKLSQEILSRLTEAYRKIRNTLRYLLGNIYDYDGKDYSDCLLEIDRWAMMRLQKLITKVKAAYENFEFHQVFHAVYNFCVTDMSAFYLDILKDRLYTFKSDSQERRAAQWVLYNIADSLIKLIAPILSFTAEEAWQHLPYRKTESVFLEKMPDVQENFIDEELQFKWEKLIEIRDEVNRALEIKRQEKLIGNSLEAKVVLSVNEKLKSFLEPYYEFLPALFIVSQVQLVESQDTEFTVTIEKAEGAKCQRCWNYSAMVGKLEIPDVCPRCYHVLKIS from the coding sequence ATGAAGGCGAATCTTGCTGAAAGAGAGCCTGAAATTTTAAAATTCTGGAAAGAAAATAGGATATACGAGAAACTTCAGGACAAAAACAGAGCTTCTGGAGTAAGATGTTTCATTCTTCATGATGGTCCTCCTTATGCCAACGGTCATATTCACATCGGGCATGCTTTGAACAAAATTCTTAAAGACATAATTGTTAAATATCATTCCATGCTTGGACAATACTGTCCCTTTGTTCCAGGATGGGATTGTCATGGACTGCCAATTGAGCTACAGGTAGATAAATCACTGGGAAAAGCAAAGGAAAATATTGATATTTTTAAAAAACGTCAGCTCTGTAGAGAATATGCTGAGAAATTTATAAACATTCAAAGGGATGAGTTTATTCGTCTTGGAGTTTTTGGTTACTGGGAAACACCTTACATAACTATGTCAAATGACTATGAAGCTACAATTGTAAGAGAGTTTCTCACTTTTGTTAAAAATGGCTATGTTTACAGGGGTAAAAAGCCTGTTTACTGGTGTCCTTCCTGTATCACTGCACTGGCTGATGCAGAAGTTGAGTATGCTGAGAAAGAGTCTCCTTCAGTGTTTGTAATCTTTGAAGTGATTGATAAAGAGAAATTACCAGTTAAAGATTTGCCAATATACATTGTTATATGGACAACAACTCCTTGGACCCTTCCTGCAAATTTTGCTCTGGCAGTTCATCCAGATTTTGATTATGTGGGAGTAAAAAGCTCAAAAGGTGTGCTTATAATTGTTAAAGAAGCAATCAGGAATTTAAAAGACAAAATTGAAATAGATGAAACACCTCTGTTTGAGATTAAGGGTAAAGAGCTTGAAGGAATAAAAGCAAAACATCCCTTTATAGATAGAGTCTCAAAGGTTGTGGTTGCTGATTTTGTTGAAACAGCAGAAGGCACAGGAGTGGTTCACATTGCACCAGGACATGGTGAAGAGGACTATGAAGTTGGCTTAAAATATGGGCTTGAAATTTATGCTCCTGTTGATGATAGAGGAAGATTCACAGAGGATGTGCCTTACTTTGCTGGGGAGAATGTTTTTAAAGCGAATAAAGCAATAATAGAACACATGAAGGAAACTGGCTCATTACTCTGGCATGGTAGTATAAAGCATTCTTATCCCCATTGCTGGAGATGTAAAAAACCAATTATTTTCAGGGCAACAACTCAGTGGTTTATTTCAATGAGTCATGGAGAGCTTCGTAAGCGGGCTCTTGCTGAGGTAGACAAAGTAAGATGGATTCCTTCATGGGGAAGAGATAGAATATTTTCAATGATTGAGAGAAGACCAGACTGGTGTCTTTCTCGCCAGAGAACATGGGGTGTTCCGATTACATTATTTGTCTGTAAAAAATGCGGATATATAGTAAATGATGAAAATTTATTTAATAAAATCTGTAGTCTTGTTGAAGCAGAAGGCTCTGATGTGTGGTTTAAGCTCAATCTTGAAGATTTAATTCCCGGGTATAGCTGTCCAGAATGTGGCTCAAAGGATTTTCAAAAAGAAAAAGACATTCTTGATGTATGGTTTGACTCCGGAGTAAGTCATGCAGCAGTGCTTGAGAGAGACCCGAGGCTAAGCTGGCCTGCTGACATGTATCTTGAAGGAAGTGATCAACACAGGGGATGGTTTCAGAGCTCGTTAATTGCTTCACTGGGCAACAAAGGAAGAGCGCCGTATAAGATTGTTCTTACTCATGGATTTACAGTTGATGGACAGGGAAGAAAGATGTCCAAATCTCTGGGAAATGTAATAGCTCCACAGGAAATTATAAAGAGTAACGGAGCTGATATTGTAAGATTATGGGTTTCAGCAGAAGATTATAGAGATGACATAAAGCTTTCTCAGGAAATTCTTTCAAGACTTACAGAGGCTTACAGAAAAATAAGAAACACATTGAGATATCTTTTAGGAAATATCTATGACTACGATGGTAAAGACTATTCAGACTGTCTTCTTGAGATAGACAGATGGGCAATGATGAGGCTTCAAAAACTGATTACAAAGGTAAAGGCTGCTTATGAAAATTTTGAGTTTCATCAGGTTTTCCATGCAGTTTATAACTTCTGCGTTACTGACATGAGCGCCTTTTATCTTGACATTTTAAAGGACAGGCTCTATACATTTAAATCTGACTCACAGGAAAGAAGAGCTGCACAATGGGTCTTATACAACATTGCTGACTCTTTAATTAAATTAATTGCTCCAATTCTTTCATTTACAGCAGAAGAGGCATGGCAACATCTTCCTTACAGGAAAACAGAAAGTGTATTTTTAGAAAAAATGCCTGATGTTCAGGAAAATTTCATAGATGAAGAGCTTCAATTTAAGTGGGAAAAACTGATTGAGATAAGGGATGAGGTTAATAGAGCACTGGAGATAAAAAGACAGGAAAAATTAATAGGAAACTCTCTTGAGGCAAAGGTAGTGCTATCTGTTAATGAAAAATTAAAGAGTTTTTTAGAACCTTACTATGAGTTTTTACCAGCTTTATTTATTGTCTCCCAGGTACAACTCGTAGAGTCTCAGGACACTGAATTTACCGTTACGATAGAGAAAGCTGAAGGAGCTAAATGTCAGCGTTGCTGGAATTATTCTGCTATGGTTGGAAAACTTGAAATTCCTGATGTATGTCCAAGATGTTATCATGTCCTTAAAATTTCATAA
- a CDS encoding NAD(+)/NADH kinase, with the protein MFKKLSILYKENDNSAIETAIKVQDWLKNRSAECIVFHSIGFFSSFNHSEIMAIQSSDAVVVLGGDGTMLSASRLIGGKKIPIIGINMGKLGFITEIPRADLFNCLEQIFSGDYEIEERSMINAQVLRDEKIVNEYLGLNDIVIGKGIMAKISDFDLIINNVYVSTIKADGIIISTPTGSTAYNLSAGGPILYPTLKGLVFTTICPHTLTVRPIVLPDDFVIDVVISSHARDIFLTVDGQIGFPLQKNDKVRCRIADEKTYLIAPSGRDYFRVLREKLRWGER; encoded by the coding sequence ATGTTTAAAAAGCTTTCAATTCTTTACAAAGAAAATGATAATTCAGCCATTGAAACAGCTATTAAAGTTCAGGATTGGCTGAAAAATAGAAGTGCTGAATGTATAGTTTTCCATTCTATTGGATTTTTTTCCAGTTTTAATCATTCCGAGATAATGGCAATTCAAAGCTCTGATGCAGTTGTTGTTCTTGGTGGAGATGGAACAATGCTCAGTGCTTCCAGACTTATTGGAGGGAAAAAAATTCCAATAATTGGAATAAACATGGGAAAGCTTGGATTTATAACAGAGATTCCAAGAGCTGATTTATTTAATTGCCTGGAGCAGATATTTTCAGGAGATTATGAGATAGAAGAAAGAAGCATGATAAATGCTCAGGTTCTGAGAGATGAAAAGATAGTTAATGAGTATCTTGGACTTAATGACATTGTCATTGGTAAAGGTATAATGGCAAAGATTTCAGACTTTGATTTAATTATAAACAATGTATATGTTTCCACAATAAAGGCTGATGGAATAATAATTTCTACACCAACAGGTTCAACAGCCTATAATCTCTCAGCAGGAGGTCCTATTCTGTATCCCACATTAAAAGGTTTAGTATTCACCACAATATGTCCCCATACACTGACTGTTAGACCTATTGTTCTGCCAGATGATTTTGTAATTGATGTGGTGATTTCTTCGCACGCGAGAGACATATTTTTAACAGTGGATGGACAGATTGGTTTTCCTTTGCAGAAAAATGATAAAGTTAGATGCAGGATAGCTGATGAAAAAACCTATCTTATTGCACCTTCTGGTAGAGATTACTTCAGAGTTTTAAGAGAGAAGCTGAGATGGGGCGAAAGATAG
- the lspA gene encoding signal peptidase II, which translates to MSLKFHKSLILIFLVVFFDQLTKYLAIEFLAPHGVIKLLPFFNLVYVENTGTAFGMFKFLGAGFFIVIALFATLFLIYMYFKDPQNWLIYSLIIAGALGNIIDRLIYGYVIDFIDLHLKNLHWPAFNVADSAISIGIVLFVYKSLKK; encoded by the coding sequence ATGTCCTTAAAATTTCATAAATCATTGATTTTGATTTTTCTTGTTGTTTTCTTTGATCAGCTTACAAAGTATCTTGCTATTGAGTTTTTAGCTCCCCATGGAGTAATCAAGCTTTTACCTTTTTTTAATCTTGTTTATGTTGAAAACACAGGCACAGCCTTTGGAATGTTCAAATTTTTAGGTGCAGGATTTTTTATCGTAATTGCTTTATTTGCTACATTATTTCTTATTTATATGTATTTCAAGGATCCTCAGAACTGGTTGATTTATTCACTTATAATTGCAGGCGCCTTAGGAAATATTATTGACAGGCTTATTTATGGTTATGTTATAGACTTCATAGATCTTCATCTGAAAAATCTTCACTGGCCAGCTTTTAATGTGGCGGATTCAGCTATAAGCATAGGAATTGTGCTTTTTGTCTACAAGAGCCTGAAAAAATGA
- a CDS encoding D-sedoheptulose 7-phosphate isomerase, whose amino-acid sequence MQIEDKIRKAYEDSIRVKEQFFRENINLIKEVAEIIAKTLNEGSKILIFGNGGSATDASHIAAEFVNRFKRERPGLPAIALNTDMAVITAIANDYDYSEIFAKQIKALGNSGDIAIGISTSGSSRNVIKAVEIAKKRGLKTIAFTSIRGEKLISKVDYAFAVPSEDTPRIQETHITLGHILCELVEDILFELPATKKKMK is encoded by the coding sequence ATGCAGATAGAAGACAAAATCAGAAAAGCCTATGAAGATTCAATCAGGGTTAAGGAGCAGTTTTTCAGAGAAAATATAAATCTGATTAAAGAAGTTGCTGAAATTATCGCAAAAACTCTTAATGAAGGCAGTAAAATTTTAATCTTTGGCAATGGTGGAAGTGCTACAGATGCCTCCCACATTGCTGCAGAGTTTGTTAACAGATTTAAAAGAGAAAGGCCAGGACTTCCAGCAATTGCTTTAAACACAGACATGGCTGTAATTACAGCAATAGCTAATGATTATGATTACTCTGAGATTTTTGCAAAGCAGATTAAAGCATTGGGAAACTCCGGGGATATAGCAATCGGAATAAGCACATCTGGCTCATCAAGGAATGTTATTAAAGCAGTTGAGATAGCTAAAAAAAGAGGGCTTAAGACGATTGCCTTTACAAGCATAAGAGGTGAAAAACTGATTTCAAAAGTTGATTACGCTTTTGCTGTTCCGTCAGAGGATACTCCAAGAATTCAGGAAACCCATATCACACTTGGTCACATTCTGTGCGAACTTGTAGAAGATATACTATTTGAGCTTCCAGCAACTAAAAAAAAGATGAAATAA
- a CDS encoding TldD/PmbA family protein, with translation MDLVSDILRKLKGEYVDIFLEEKITNQLQIEENKVQKCSSVFDKGLGVRVIKEGKTFYAYTNDLTKKGIEELISSLKSKDNGKHLNLKKIEPAKQFFIKNNPEDVEISHKINFIKRANEVAWKESPKIKQVKVLYADSVQKVKIANSQGNFTEEKRIHTLFLIHVVAHEDGVIQTGYEAVGGFKGIELFEEFLPEEISLKTTKRALMMLKARRIQGGRMPVVISSEAGGTMIHEAVGHGLEADLVQEGLSVYSGKIGQKIASELITVIDDPTLPNMRGSYVFDDEGTPSQRTVLVEKGILVNYLYDKYTAIKEGKKSTGNGRRQSYEHYPIPRMSNTFIAPGEHSPEEIVRSVDKGLFVKKMGGGQVNTVTGEFVFEVQEGYLIEKGMIGEPVRGALLIGTGQEILRNIDMVGNDLGFSIGTCGKNSQGVPVTDGMPTVRIPEIVVGGQAN, from the coding sequence ATGGATTTAGTAAGTGACATATTAAGGAAATTAAAAGGAGAGTATGTTGATATTTTCCTTGAGGAAAAAATAACAAATCAGCTTCAGATAGAAGAAAATAAAGTTCAAAAATGCTCTTCAGTTTTTGATAAAGGACTGGGAGTAAGAGTAATCAAAGAAGGAAAAACCTTTTATGCCTACACAAATGATTTAACAAAAAAAGGGATTGAAGAGTTAATCTCCTCTTTAAAAAGCAAGGACAATGGTAAGCATCTCAATCTGAAAAAGATCGAGCCTGCAAAGCAATTTTTTATAAAAAACAATCCAGAAGATGTTGAAATATCACATAAAATAAATTTTATAAAAAGAGCCAATGAAGTGGCATGGAAAGAAAGTCCAAAAATCAAACAAGTAAAAGTTCTATACGCTGATTCTGTTCAGAAAGTTAAAATAGCTAATTCACAAGGAAATTTTACGGAAGAAAAAAGAATTCACACGCTTTTTCTGATTCATGTTGTAGCCCATGAAGATGGAGTTATTCAAACAGGATATGAAGCAGTAGGAGGATTTAAAGGAATTGAGCTTTTTGAGGAATTTCTGCCTGAAGAGATTTCACTTAAAACGACAAAGAGAGCTTTAATGATGCTCAAGGCAAGACGGATTCAGGGAGGAAGAATGCCTGTTGTGATTTCCTCTGAAGCCGGTGGAACAATGATACATGAAGCAGTGGGACACGGACTTGAAGCAGACCTCGTTCAGGAAGGACTTTCAGTTTACAGTGGAAAAATTGGACAAAAAATAGCTTCAGAATTAATCACTGTAATTGACGATCCAACTCTCCCTAATATGAGAGGATCCTACGTTTTTGATGACGAAGGGACGCCTTCACAGAGGACAGTTTTAGTTGAAAAAGGGATTCTCGTTAATTATCTTTATGATAAATACACAGCAATAAAAGAAGGGAAAAAATCAACAGGAAATGGAAGAAGGCAGTCTTATGAGCATTATCCAATTCCAAGAATGAGTAATACTTTTATTGCACCTGGAGAACACTCTCCAGAAGAAATAGTTCGCTCAGTTGATAAAGGACTCTTTGTTAAAAAAATGGGTGGTGGGCAAGTTAACACTGTTACTGGAGAGTTTGTTTTTGAAGTTCAAGAGGGTTATCTTATAGAAAAAGGTATGATTGGAGAGCCTGTAAGGGGCGCGTTGCTGATTGGCACAGGACAGGAAATTTTAAGAAACATTGATATGGTTGGCAATGATCTGGGATTTTCCATCGGCACATGTGGAAAAAACTCTCAGGGAGTTCCTGTTACAGATGGAATGCCAACGGTAAGAATTCCTGAGATAGTTGTTGGAGGACAAGCAAACTAA